The uncultured Carboxylicivirga sp. genomic interval ATTTATATAATATGGGTCCAACGAGTTTATGCTTCGGGAAATATACAAGAAAATAAAATGGTTTGTGTGATAGGTGTAAAGGATTAATTGGTGGATTTCGAAATTGAATAACTCAACTAAATGTATATATTCGTAATAACCGATAAAAGAATCTATGAACAGACAAGAACAATTACAATATTGCAAAGCATGTAAGAATCAGAAATTCGATAAGCAAGAAGGAATTATTTGTAGTATTACTAATAGGAGAGCCGATTTTACTGATAGGTGCTCATCTTTTGTTGAAGATGATGATCTATCACATAAAATGGCGATGAATGATATCAGAACACAATTGATAACGCAAGAAGCAACTAAAGGTAGTCGCTTTGCTAATTATCTGATAGATATATTTATTATTCAATTATTAGGCTTTATCGTGGGCATGATAGTTGGTGTTATACTATTAATATTCGCACCTAGTTCTGCTAACCTACTTGAGGAAGACATTTTCTCATATCTATTATTTATCATGGTTGGCATTTCTTACTATACTCTTATGGAAGCCACAACAGGTCGGACTATTGGAAAGTTAATTACCCGAACAAAAGTTGTTTCTGAAAATGGTGAAAAAATGGGGATTACTACAGCCTTGTTGCGTTCTGCTAGCAGGTTTGTACCGTTTGATGCATTATCTTT includes:
- a CDS encoding RDD family protein encodes the protein MNRQEQLQYCKACKNQKFDKQEGIICSITNRRADFTDRCSSFVEDDDLSHKMAMNDIRTQLITQEATKGSRFANYLIDIFIIQLLGFIVGMIVGVILLIFAPSSANLLEEDIFSYLLFIMVGISYYTLMEATTGRTIGKLITRTKVVSENGEKMGITTALLRSASRFVPFDALSFLGENGWHDKWTNTIVVKLK